A region of Sphingomonas crusticola DNA encodes the following proteins:
- a CDS encoding acetyl-CoA carboxylase carboxyltransferase subunit alpha, translated as MAAFLEFEKPIAELEARIVELRETADNHDGALDIEAEVARLQAKSDRLLRETYTRLTPWQKTQVARHPERPHLKDYVAGFVDDFMPLAGDRAFGEDQAIVGGFGRIGGRRVMVIGHEKGDDTATRIKHNFGMAKPEGYRKAIRLMRLAERFGLPVVTLVDTAGAFPGVQAEERGQAEAIARSTEQCLALTVPIVAIIVGEGGSGGAVALAAANRVLMFEHAIYSVISPEGASSILWRGPEKAADAAEAMKITAQDLEKLGVVDRIVPEPVGGAQRDRAAAIASLGSVIEEELAALEGQTSASLLEQRRGKFLAIG; from the coding sequence ATGGCTGCATTCCTCGAATTCGAAAAACCGATCGCCGAGCTCGAAGCGCGGATCGTCGAACTGCGTGAGACCGCGGACAATCACGACGGCGCGCTGGACATCGAGGCGGAGGTCGCGCGGCTCCAGGCCAAATCGGACCGCCTGCTGCGCGAAACTTATACCCGGCTGACGCCGTGGCAGAAGACGCAGGTCGCGCGCCACCCGGAACGGCCGCACCTGAAGGATTATGTCGCGGGCTTCGTCGACGATTTCATGCCGTTGGCGGGCGATCGCGCCTTTGGGGAAGATCAGGCGATCGTCGGCGGGTTCGGCCGGATCGGCGGCCGCCGGGTGATGGTGATCGGCCACGAGAAGGGCGACGACACCGCCACCCGCATCAAGCATAATTTCGGAATGGCCAAGCCCGAAGGCTATCGCAAGGCCATCCGGCTGATGCGGCTCGCCGAACGGTTCGGCTTGCCGGTCGTGACCCTGGTCGACACCGCCGGCGCCTTTCCCGGCGTACAGGCGGAGGAGCGCGGCCAGGCTGAAGCGATCGCGCGCTCCACCGAACAATGCCTGGCGCTGACCGTGCCGATCGTGGCGATAATCGTCGGCGAGGGTGGTTCCGGCGGCGCGGTGGCGCTTGCCGCCGCCAACCGCGTTCTGATGTTCGAGCACGCAATCTATTCGGTAATCTCGCCGGAGGGCGCCTCATCGATCTTGTGGCGCGGTCCGGAAAAGGCTGCTGACGCGGCGGAGGCGATGAAGATCACCGCGCAGGATCTCGAGAAACTGGGCGTGGTCGATCGCATCGTGCCCGAGCCGGTCGGCGGCGCGCAACGCGATCGCGCTGCAGCGATCGCTTCTCTCGGCTCGGTGATCGAGGAAGAATTGGCGGCGTTGGAGGGGCAGACATCGGCGTCGCTGCTGGAGCAACGCCGGGGCAAATTCCTGGCCATCGGCTGA
- the trpA gene encoding tryptophan synthase subunit alpha: protein MSRLSAAFAKGRPALVTFVTCGDPSPAAMPAILDALVDGGADVIELGMPFTDPMADGPAIQRANLRSLAAGTRTADIFAIANGFRARHPDVPLVLMGYANPMLRRGAAWFAGACAGADVDGVICVDTPAEEDAALGPALRSEGIAVIRLATPTTDAARLPAVLNSASGFLYYVSVAGITGMQQAASGSIEEAVAKLKANTDLPIAVGFGVRTPAQAAAVARVADGVVVGSAIVDVIAAAAEQGHDPAPAVASLVRDLSGAVRAAREEMAA, encoded by the coding sequence GTGAGCCGGCTTTCCGCCGCCTTCGCTAAGGGCCGCCCGGCGCTGGTGACGTTCGTCACTTGCGGCGATCCCTCGCCGGCGGCGATGCCGGCGATCCTCGACGCATTGGTGGACGGCGGCGCCGACGTGATTGAGCTCGGCATGCCGTTCACCGATCCGATGGCAGACGGGCCGGCCATCCAGCGCGCCAATCTGCGCTCGCTCGCGGCGGGCACGCGCACGGCTGATATCTTCGCCATCGCCAATGGCTTTCGGGCGCGCCATCCGGACGTGCCCTTGGTTCTGATGGGCTATGCCAATCCGATGCTTCGCCGTGGGGCCGCCTGGTTCGCGGGCGCCTGTGCCGGGGCGGACGTCGATGGCGTCATCTGCGTCGATACGCCTGCGGAAGAGGATGCGGCGCTCGGTCCGGCGCTTCGGTCGGAGGGAATTGCCGTGATCCGGCTCGCAACCCCCACCACCGATGCAGCGCGCCTGCCCGCCGTGCTGAATAGCGCCAGCGGTTTTCTCTATTATGTTTCGGTCGCCGGGATCACGGGGATGCAGCAGGCGGCGAGCGGCAGCATCGAGGAGGCCGTTGCGAAGCTGAAGGCGAATACCGATCTCCCGATTGCGGTCGGCTTTGGCGTACGCACGCCCGCTCAGGCGGCGGCGGTAGCGCGCGTCGCGGACGGAGTCGTTGTCGGATCGGCCATTGTCGATGTGATTGCAGCGGCTGCCGAGCAGGGACATGATCCTGCTCCCGCGGTCGCAAGTCTTGTCAGGGATTTAAGCGGCGCCGTGCGCGCCGCGCGCGAGGAGATGGCGGCATGA
- a CDS encoding shikimate kinase: MPPASNLHQDEILRPIVLIGLMGVGKSTVGRRLANRLRLSFVDSDHEIEEAAGLTIAEMFEKYGEEEFRDGERRVIARLIDGRPKVIATGGGAFMNDQTRSLILERATAIWLDADVHVLAERVGRRAGARPLLKGVDPHEKLAALAEVRNPVYALAPIHIRSRPLPHDATVDAILQALGR, encoded by the coding sequence ATGCCGCCAGCCTCCAATCTGCACCAGGACGAGATCCTTCGCCCGATTGTGCTGATTGGGTTGATGGGCGTGGGCAAATCGACGGTAGGACGGCGGCTGGCGAACCGCCTGCGGCTTTCCTTCGTCGATTCCGACCACGAGATCGAGGAGGCCGCCGGCCTGACTATCGCCGAAATGTTCGAGAAATATGGTGAAGAGGAATTTCGCGATGGCGAGAGGCGCGTGATTGCCCGGCTGATCGACGGCCGGCCCAAGGTAATCGCAACCGGAGGCGGCGCCTTCATGAACGACCAGACGCGCAGCCTCATCCTCGAGCGGGCGACCGCGATCTGGCTCGACGCCGATGTCCACGTGCTCGCCGAGCGCGTCGGTCGGCGAGCGGGCGCGCGGCCGCTGCTCAAGGGCGTGGATCCGCATGAAAAGCTCGCGGCGCTCGCTGAAGTACGCAACCCCGTCTACGCGCTCGCGCCGATCCACATTCGCAGCCGGCCTTTGCCGCACGATGCGACCGTGGACGCCATCCTGCAGGCACTTGGCCGATGA
- a CDS encoding cation:proton antiporter yields the protein MNETLVSDGVIMLGVALAFVLLFRKLGLGATLGYLVAGALIGPQALRLVDGAESKLSIADLGITLLLFLVGLELNLTRLWRLRRDIFGFGLAQVALCGAGLAVVVYFTGFSWQAALALGLPLALSSTAQVLPMLRSAGRLNTPFGERAFSVLLFQDLSIVPLITIIASLSRGPADPAAPPGWLLALYTVGAIIGLVLAGRYLLNPLFRLIGGMGERELFVAAGLFTVLAAASVMELLHLSTALGAFIAGVMLADSPYRHELEADIEPFRTVLLGLFFLAIGMNLDLHAIIARPVFVVGMALSVVAIKAVLIFLVALAFGLERRPAFALGLLLSQGGEFGYVLFGQAALGQLIEPQAASLFSAIVTLSMVTTPFLMMVATRFNRPKGMVKRDDLDGPEQAQHAAAIVVGYGRFGQTVAQMLMGAGISVTIIDSDAEMIDIAARFGLKVYYGDGTRLELLQQAGADEARTIVFAMDKDQLDREELETALKTFRQAAIFVRAFDRRALISYRGLDTAAVIREVFESAILMGRKTLKTLGVHDDVIIKIEQAYRARDKERLRVQAEKGLFSTEARSLFTPNKLLLLEDEMLLDDKK from the coding sequence ATGAACGAGACGCTCGTCTCCGACGGCGTCATCATGCTCGGGGTGGCGCTGGCCTTCGTGCTGCTGTTCCGCAAGCTCGGGCTCGGCGCTACCCTTGGCTATCTGGTCGCAGGTGCGCTCATCGGACCGCAGGCGTTGCGCCTGGTCGACGGTGCCGAATCGAAGCTCAGCATCGCTGATCTCGGCATAACCCTTCTACTGTTCCTAGTCGGGCTGGAGCTGAACCTGACGCGGCTGTGGCGGTTGCGGCGGGACATCTTTGGTTTCGGCCTCGCACAGGTTGCGCTGTGCGGCGCCGGGCTTGCCGTGGTCGTCTATTTCACCGGTTTCAGCTGGCAGGCGGCATTGGCCCTCGGTCTGCCGCTGGCTTTGTCCTCGACTGCCCAGGTGTTGCCGATGCTGCGGTCCGCCGGGCGGCTGAACACGCCATTCGGCGAGCGCGCCTTTTCCGTGTTGCTGTTCCAGGATTTGTCGATTGTCCCGTTGATCACGATTATCGCCAGCCTGTCGCGCGGTCCCGCTGATCCCGCGGCGCCGCCCGGCTGGCTACTCGCCCTTTATACGGTCGGTGCGATCATCGGGCTGGTGCTCGCCGGACGCTATCTGCTCAACCCCTTATTCCGGCTGATTGGGGGCATGGGCGAGCGCGAATTGTTCGTGGCCGCCGGCCTATTCACCGTGCTGGCAGCGGCATCGGTGATGGAGTTACTGCATCTTTCGACCGCGCTTGGTGCCTTCATCGCCGGCGTGATGCTCGCGGATTCGCCCTATCGCCACGAGCTCGAGGCTGACATCGAGCCGTTTCGCACCGTCTTGCTGGGCCTGTTCTTCCTCGCGATCGGCATGAATCTCGACCTTCATGCCATCATCGCCCGGCCGGTGTTCGTGGTTGGAATGGCATTGTCGGTCGTGGCGATCAAAGCGGTGCTGATCTTCCTGGTCGCGCTGGCCTTCGGGCTGGAGCGGCGGCCGGCGTTCGCGCTCGGCCTGTTGCTCAGCCAGGGCGGCGAATTCGGCTATGTGTTGTTCGGGCAGGCGGCGCTCGGCCAGCTGATCGAGCCCCAGGCGGCAAGCCTCTTCAGCGCCATCGTCACGCTATCGATGGTGACGACGCCCTTCCTGATGATGGTCGCCACGCGGTTCAATCGGCCGAAAGGCATGGTAAAGCGCGACGATCTCGACGGCCCGGAACAGGCGCAGCATGCGGCGGCGATCGTGGTGGGTTACGGGCGGTTCGGCCAAACGGTTGCGCAAATGCTGATGGGGGCGGGGATTTCCGTCACCATCATCGACAGCGACGCGGAGATGATCGACATCGCGGCAAGGTTCGGCCTCAAAGTCTATTACGGCGACGGCACCCGCCTGGAATTGTTGCAACAGGCCGGCGCCGACGAGGCGCGCACGATCGTGTTCGCGATGGACAAGGATCAGCTCGATCGCGAGGAACTCGAAACCGCGCTCAAGACCTTTCGGCAGGCCGCCATCTTCGTCAGAGCCTTCGATCGCCGCGCGCTGATCAGCTATCGCGGGCTTGATACGGCGGCAGTGATCCGCGAAGTGTTCGAAAGCGCGATCCTGATGGGACGCAAAACGCTCAAGACGCTTGGCGTCCATGACGACGTGATCATCAAGATCGAGCAGGCTTACCGCGCGCGGGACAAGGAAAGGCTGCGCGTCCAGGCCGAGAAAGGCCTCTTCTCGACCGAGGCGCGTTCGCTGTTCACGCCCAACAAGCTGCTGCTGCTGGAAGACGAAATGCTGTTGGACGACAAGAAGTGA
- the aroB gene encoding 3-dehydroquinate synthase encodes MIRVDVGLGERSYPILVDAALLDRAAEQLTGYARGGRLIVVTDENVATTQLPRLTAGLGEIAVVPIILPAGEATKSWGMLERLTDQLLELGVERSDHIVALGGGVIGDLVGFAAAILKRGCGFIQVPTTLLAQVDSSVGGKTAINTRAGKNLVGAFHQPDLVLIDPTTLDTLAPREVRAGYAEVVKYGLIDDFAFFSWCEAHSAALLAGDAEARSHAIAHGVAAKARVVAADERETTGTRALLNLGHTFGHALEAETGFSEMLLHGEGVACGMALAFRFSAALGLCPRQDAVRVGQHLAQAGLPTTLAEAHVTADGATLVAHMAHDKKMAGGRLPFLLARGIGKTFLAKDVDLAEVARFLDGER; translated from the coding sequence ATGATTCGGGTGGATGTCGGGCTGGGCGAGCGCAGCTACCCGATCCTGGTCGACGCCGCGTTGCTCGATCGCGCGGCAGAGCAACTCACTGGATATGCCCGTGGCGGCCGGCTGATTGTCGTGACCGACGAGAATGTCGCCACCACCCAACTTCCCCGGCTCACCGCCGGGCTTGGCGAGATCGCTGTCGTGCCGATCATCCTGCCCGCGGGCGAGGCGACCAAAAGCTGGGGCATGCTTGAGCGGCTGACCGACCAATTGCTGGAGCTGGGCGTGGAGCGTAGCGACCATATCGTCGCGCTCGGTGGAGGCGTGATCGGCGATCTCGTCGGTTTCGCGGCGGCCATCCTCAAGCGGGGCTGCGGCTTTATCCAGGTACCCACCACCCTGCTCGCACAGGTCGACAGTTCGGTCGGGGGCAAGACCGCGATCAACACGCGTGCGGGCAAGAATCTGGTCGGCGCTTTCCACCAGCCCGATCTGGTGCTGATCGATCCGACCACGCTCGACACGCTGGCGCCGCGCGAAGTGCGGGCCGGCTATGCGGAGGTCGTTAAATACGGCCTGATCGACGATTTCGCCTTCTTTTCCTGGTGCGAGGCCCATTCAGCGGCCCTCCTCGCCGGGGACGCCGAGGCGCGCAGCCATGCCATTGCCCACGGCGTGGCGGCCAAGGCACGCGTCGTCGCCGCGGACGAGCGCGAGACTACCGGCACGCGCGCCTTACTCAATCTCGGCCACACTTTCGGCCATGCGCTCGAGGCCGAGACCGGCTTTTCGGAAATGCTGCTGCATGGTGAGGGCGTTGCCTGCGGTATGGCGCTGGCGTTCCGCTTTTCGGCCGCGCTTGGGCTATGTCCACGTCAGGATGCAGTCCGCGTCGGCCAGCATCTCGCCCAGGCCGGCCTGCCGACGACATTGGCGGAGGCCCATGTCACTGCCGACGGGGCGACCCTGGTAGCGCATATGGCGCATGACAAGAAGATGGCGGGCGGGCGCCTTCCCTTCCTGCTCGCACGCGGCATCGGTAAGACTTTCCTCGCCAAGGATGTCGATCTGGCGGAGGTCGCCCGCTTTCTCGATGGTGAGCGTTAA
- a CDS encoding tyrosine recombinase, whose protein sequence is MTAVAASGDDAALIERFLEMMAAEAGAARNTLVAYRRDLAGASCSLSGKLGCAQGPALAQLGEQWLPLARSSVARKASALRRFFAFLAEEGLRADDPSDALPRPGADRTLPRILDHADVDRLFAEIERRLGIQRSPANLRLSALVELLYGSGLRATELVSLPRNLVRQDHPYLILRGKGGRERLVPVSDRARAAVGEYAATLPKDGPWLFPSGKAHLSRVRLFQLLRTLAADAGINPERVSPHVLRHAFATHLLEGGADLRALQTMLGHADIATTQIYTHVDSRRLVDLVNQRHPLADVKTSTRVDAGRDGS, encoded by the coding sequence GTGACCGCGGTCGCTGCGAGCGGAGACGATGCTGCGCTGATCGAGCGTTTCCTGGAGATGATGGCGGCCGAGGCGGGCGCCGCCAGGAATACGCTTGTCGCTTACCGGCGCGATCTCGCGGGCGCCTCCTGCTCGCTGAGCGGGAAGCTAGGGTGCGCGCAGGGTCCCGCACTGGCGCAGCTGGGCGAGCAGTGGCTGCCGCTCGCGCGCAGTAGCGTTGCGCGCAAGGCGTCTGCGCTACGGCGATTCTTCGCGTTCCTCGCCGAGGAAGGTCTGCGCGCGGACGATCCGTCTGACGCGCTGCCACGCCCCGGCGCGGACCGGACGCTGCCGCGCATTCTAGACCATGCCGATGTCGATCGCCTCTTCGCGGAGATCGAGCGGCGCCTTGGCATCCAACGTTCGCCCGCCAACTTGCGTTTGTCGGCTTTGGTCGAGCTGCTTTACGGCTCGGGGCTCCGCGCGACGGAGCTTGTGTCGCTGCCGCGCAACCTTGTCCGGCAGGATCATCCTTATCTGATCCTGCGCGGCAAAGGAGGGCGCGAGCGGCTGGTGCCGGTTTCCGATCGCGCGCGGGCCGCGGTCGGCGAATATGCCGCAACTTTGCCGAAGGACGGGCCGTGGCTGTTCCCATCGGGCAAGGCGCATCTGAGCCGCGTCCGCCTGTTCCAGTTGCTCCGTACGCTCGCTGCGGATGCGGGCATCAACCCCGAACGGGTCAGCCCCCATGTGCTACGGCATGCCTTCGCCACCCACCTGTTGGAGGGCGGTGCCGATCTGCGCGCACTGCAGACGATGCTCGGCCATGCCGACATCGCCACCACGCAGATCTACACCCATGTCGACAGCCGCCGGCTGGTCGATCTGGTCAATCAGCGACACCCGCTTGCCGACGTGAAGACAAGCACGCGCGTTGACGCTGGGCGCGACGGCTCTTAA
- a CDS encoding DUF423 domain-containing protein has product MTNGWLVRLAALSGAVAVIAGAFGAHGVTGKPAEWLRTGGEYELIHAVATIVAVQLGIRWAAALLLGGSVLFAVTLYAMALGAPSWLGAVTPLGGLGMILGWLLLAGKTTSNQERRP; this is encoded by the coding sequence GTGACCAATGGATGGCTTGTCCGTCTGGCGGCGCTGTCGGGTGCGGTTGCGGTCATAGCCGGCGCTTTCGGTGCACATGGCGTGACGGGAAAGCCTGCTGAGTGGCTGCGCACCGGCGGCGAATATGAACTGATTCATGCGGTGGCGACGATCGTCGCGGTTCAGCTTGGTATAAGGTGGGCGGCGGCATTGTTGCTCGGAGGATCGGTGCTGTTTGCCGTCACGCTCTATGCGATGGCGCTGGGGGCGCCATCGTGGTTGGGCGCCGTTACGCCGTTGGGTGGCTTAGGCATGATCCTCGGCTGGCTGCTGCTGGCGGGGAAGACCACCAGCAATCAGGAGAGACGACCATGA
- a CDS encoding phosphoribosylanthranilate isomerase: MPVQTKICGLSTIETVDAAVAGGAAWLGFVFFPKSPRDLPTEQAASLIARAPARVGKAAVLVDPDDALIEGVIAAGVTALQLHGDESPERLAGLRRHGLELWKAVPVRTRADLDLAQAYRGVADRIVYDARTPAGTLPGGMGLRFDWKLLDGFVHPLPWALSGGLDVVNIADAARSTGAPMIDVSSGVERAPGVKDVDKIAAFLQAAARL, encoded by the coding sequence ATGCCGGTCCAGACAAAGATATGCGGTTTGTCCACCATCGAAACCGTCGACGCGGCGGTGGCGGGTGGCGCTGCATGGCTGGGCTTCGTCTTCTTCCCCAAAAGCCCCCGCGATCTGCCGACGGAACAGGCGGCTTCGCTGATCGCGCGCGCGCCAGCCAGGGTCGGCAAAGCGGCCGTGCTGGTCGATCCTGACGACGCGCTGATCGAAGGCGTGATAGCGGCCGGGGTGACCGCATTGCAGCTCCATGGCGATGAAAGCCCGGAACGGCTTGCGGGGCTCAGACGCCATGGCCTCGAATTATGGAAGGCGGTACCGGTCCGCACCCGCGCCGATCTCGATTTGGCGCAGGCTTATCGCGGTGTGGCCGATCGCATCGTCTATGACGCCCGTACGCCCGCCGGCACGCTGCCGGGCGGCATGGGTTTGCGCTTCGACTGGAAGCTGCTCGACGGGTTCGTCCATCCGCTGCCGTGGGCGCTGTCCGGCGGGCTCGACGTGGTTAATATCGCGGATGCCGCGCGATCGACGGGCGCGCCCATGATCGATGTTTCCTCCGGCGTGGAGCGCGCGCCAGGTGTCAAGGATGTGGACAAGATCGCAGCCTTCCTCCAAGCGGCAGCCCGTCTATGA
- a CDS encoding (deoxy)nucleoside triphosphate pyrophosphohydrolase: protein MEFLAVAAVALIDADGRLLVQQRPPHKPFGGLWEFPGGKVEQGETPEAALIRELKEELGIDVEAACLAPATFASDRQPGGDRHMVLLLYVCRKWRGRPESLEGGSLRWVRVSDLYELQMPGPDRPLIGLLEALL, encoded by the coding sequence ATGGAATTCCTGGCAGTAGCGGCGGTGGCGCTGATCGATGCCGACGGTCGCCTGCTGGTCCAGCAGCGCCCGCCGCACAAGCCTTTCGGCGGGCTATGGGAGTTTCCGGGCGGCAAGGTCGAGCAAGGCGAGACGCCCGAAGCCGCTTTGATCCGCGAGCTCAAGGAAGAACTCGGCATAGACGTGGAAGCGGCCTGTCTCGCGCCGGCGACGTTCGCCAGCGACCGTCAGCCGGGTGGCGATCGCCACATGGTGCTGTTGCTCTATGTCTGCCGCAAATGGCGCGGTCGTCCCGAATCGCTTGAGGGCGGCAGCCTGCGGTGGGTGCGGGTCTCGGATCTGTACGAGCTGCAAATGCCGGGGCCAGACCGCCCGCTGATCGGCTTGCTGGAAGCCTTACTTTGA
- a CDS encoding CvpA family protein, with protein MTAMDIVVLLLIGGGAILGLIRGFVTEVLSLFAWAAAIFALKLLHGPVSGLMIHVVHNPSGAAVLAFVLVFGVVFFGGKMVAASLGRRTRSSVLGPVDRALGFGFGGLKGLLIATVLFLGVNLVYDTIYGGTSERPGFIRTSRTYPLLNASGRAVVDWVQHRRARAADPDNATADNVQTNNGSAR; from the coding sequence CTGACCGCAATGGACATCGTCGTCCTGCTCCTGATTGGCGGCGGGGCAATTCTGGGCTTGATCCGCGGCTTCGTCACCGAAGTCCTGTCGCTGTTCGCCTGGGCTGCGGCTATCTTTGCGCTGAAGCTGCTTCATGGTCCCGTGTCGGGCCTCATGATTCATGTCGTGCACAATCCAAGCGGCGCGGCGGTGCTCGCTTTCGTGCTGGTGTTCGGCGTGGTGTTTTTCGGCGGGAAGATGGTGGCGGCTTCGCTCGGGCGCCGCACCCGCTCTTCGGTGCTCGGCCCGGTGGATCGCGCACTCGGCTTCGGCTTCGGCGGACTCAAGGGGCTGCTGATCGCCACCGTCCTCTTTCTGGGCGTCAATCTGGTTTATGACACCATCTATGGTGGCACGTCCGAACGTCCGGGTTTTATCCGCACATCGCGCACCTATCCGCTGCTGAACGCGAGCGGGCGAGCGGTCGTCGATTGGGTCCAGCATCGCCGCGCGCGCGCCGCCGATCCGGATAATGCCACGGCCGACAATGTGCAGACCAACAATGGCAGCGCACGATGA
- a CDS encoding iron-sulfur cluster assembly scaffold protein encodes MTALYNTQILKLATSIPHHARLAHPHGTSERRSPICGSRVTVDVVLDDNGRIAELGQEVRACALGQASASLMGAHAIGRSLPELEAARDALAAFLAGSSEDPGGWPGLELFAPARAHSARHASIRLAFEAAAEAAARAARAEAA; translated from the coding sequence ATGACGGCGCTCTACAACACGCAGATCCTCAAGCTCGCGACGAGCATCCCCCACCATGCGCGCCTTGCGCATCCGCACGGCACGTCGGAGCGCCGCTCGCCGATCTGCGGCAGCCGGGTGACGGTCGATGTCGTGCTCGACGATAACGGCCGCATCGCCGAATTGGGGCAGGAGGTCCGGGCCTGTGCGCTCGGGCAGGCTTCGGCCTCGCTGATGGGTGCGCATGCAATTGGCCGCAGCTTGCCCGAACTCGAAGCAGCGCGCGACGCGCTTGCGGCATTCCTGGCCGGCTCAAGCGAGGATCCGGGTGGCTGGCCCGGGCTGGAACTTTTCGCGCCGGCACGCGCGCACAGTGCGCGCCATGCCTCGATCCGGCTGGCATTCGAGGCGGCCGCGGAGGCCGCCGCCCGTGCGGCCAGGGCCGAGGCGGCATGA
- a CDS encoding cupredoxin domain-containing protein, with protein sequence MKCLIPLTLLALATPTITSAQDWGRSKRIEIDLANFKYTPNRILLRHGEPYVLHFVNRASGGHDFAAKTFFAAARISPADSRKVAAGRVQLAGGESADVRVVAPAAGAIYEVHCSHFMHETFGMKGEIVVQ encoded by the coding sequence ATGAAGTGCCTCATCCCGCTCACGCTGCTTGCGCTGGCGACACCGACCATCACCTCGGCACAGGATTGGGGACGATCGAAGCGGATCGAAATCGACCTCGCGAACTTCAAATACACGCCCAATCGCATTCTGCTGCGCCACGGCGAGCCCTATGTGCTGCACTTCGTCAATCGCGCGAGCGGTGGGCATGATTTCGCGGCAAAGACCTTTTTTGCCGCCGCGCGGATTTCTCCGGCCGACAGCCGAAAAGTGGCGGCGGGCAGGGTCCAGCTTGCTGGCGGCGAGAGTGCCGATGTGCGCGTGGTCGCCCCGGCGGCGGGGGCGATCTACGAAGTTCACTGCTCGCATTTCATGCATGAGACTTTCGGTATGAAGGGCGAAATCGTGGTCCAGTGA
- the trpB gene encoding tryptophan synthase subunit beta — translation MTLPNSLRQQPDPSGHFGDFGGRYVAETLMPLILELEREYRAAKADPAFKAELDGLMTHYVGRPSPLYYAERLTETLRASSPEGMGPKIYFKREELNHTGAHKINNCLGQILLARRMGRTRIIAETGAGQHGVATATVAARFGLPCVIYMGAKDVERQAPNVFRMKLLGAEVVPVTSGAQTLKDSMNEALRDWVANVHDTFYLIGTAAGPHPYPELVRDFQSVIGNEAKAQILQAEGRLPDLLVASVGGGSNAIGLFHAFLDDPDVKMLGIEAAGHGIDTKLHASSLNGGSPGILHGNKTYLLQDEDGQIAEAHSISAGLDYPGIGPEHSWLHEIGRVQYEPITDKEALDAFQLCSRVEGIIPALECAHGIAAIVHKAKEYRRDQIILLNLSGRGDKDIFTVASALGVEM, via the coding sequence ATGACCCTCCCCAATTCCCTCCGCCAGCAGCCCGATCCATCCGGCCATTTCGGTGATTTCGGTGGCCGCTATGTCGCCGAAACGCTCATGCCGCTCATCCTTGAGCTGGAGCGCGAATATCGCGCGGCCAAAGCCGATCCCGCGTTCAAGGCCGAACTGGACGGTCTGATGACGCATTATGTCGGCCGGCCGAGCCCGCTTTATTATGCCGAGCGGCTGACCGAGACGCTGCGCGCCTCCTCGCCGGAAGGCATGGGGCCCAAAATCTATTTCAAGCGCGAAGAGCTCAATCACACCGGCGCGCACAAGATCAACAATTGCCTCGGCCAGATTCTGCTTGCGCGGAGAATGGGCCGTACGCGCATCATCGCCGAGACCGGCGCCGGCCAGCATGGCGTCGCGACCGCCACCGTCGCGGCGCGCTTCGGCCTGCCGTGCGTGATCTATATGGGAGCGAAGGACGTCGAGCGGCAGGCGCCCAACGTGTTCCGGATGAAATTGCTCGGCGCCGAGGTGGTCCCGGTCACCAGCGGCGCGCAGACGCTCAAGGATTCGATGAACGAGGCGCTGCGCGACTGGGTCGCCAACGTCCACGACACCTTCTACCTGATCGGCACCGCCGCCGGACCGCATCCCTATCCGGAGCTGGTGCGCGATTTCCAATCGGTCATCGGCAACGAGGCCAAGGCGCAGATTTTGCAGGCCGAGGGCCGCCTGCCCGATCTGCTGGTCGCATCGGTCGGCGGCGGATCGAACGCGATCGGGCTGTTCCACGCCTTCCTGGACGATCCAGACGTCAAGATGCTGGGGATCGAGGCAGCCGGCCACGGCATTGATACCAAGCTCCATGCTTCCAGTCTCAACGGCGGCTCGCCCGGTATCCTCCACGGCAACAAGACCTATCTGCTCCAGGACGAAGACGGGCAGATCGCGGAGGCGCATTCGATCTCGGCCGGCCTCGATTATCCCGGGATCGGGCCCGAACATAGCTGGCTGCACGAAATCGGCCGCGTCCAATATGAACCGATCACCGACAAGGAAGCGCTCGACGCCTTCCAGCTCTGCTCGCGCGTCGAAGGCATCATCCCGGCGCTGGAATGCGCCCACGGCATCGCGGCGATCGTTCACAAGGCGAAGGAATATCGGCGCGACCAGATCATCCTGCTCAATCTCTCGGGTCGCGGCGACAAGGATATCTTCACCGTCGCCAGCGCGCTCGGAGTAGAAATGTGA